A genomic segment from Roseibium algicola encodes:
- a CDS encoding CvpA family protein has protein sequence MPITLLDGLLLVIMFISAVLAMIRGFVREVLSIVSWVAAAAAAFLLYERVLPYTKQYINHDLVAMGVSAAAVFLVTLLVVSYITMRISDFVLDSRIGALDRTLGFVFGAVRGLLLVVVAMMFFNWFVQPEQQPNWVKTAKSRPILLSIGERLVAVLPEDPEKAILDKIRQNNQAGGGATPTDEPAYSDSERQGLEQLTTDSN, from the coding sequence ATGCCGATAACGCTGCTGGACGGACTGCTCTTGGTCATCATGTTCATCTCGGCGGTCCTTGCGATGATCCGCGGATTTGTCAGGGAAGTTCTTTCCATCGTTTCCTGGGTGGCTGCGGCAGCTGCGGCATTCCTGCTGTACGAACGGGTTCTTCCTTACACCAAGCAGTATATCAACCATGACCTGGTTGCCATGGGCGTATCTGCCGCGGCAGTCTTTCTGGTCACGCTGCTTGTTGTCAGCTATATCACCATGCGGATTTCCGATTTCGTGCTCGACAGCCGGATCGGCGCCCTCGACCGGACCCTCGGGTTCGTGTTCGGAGCTGTGCGCGGTCTGCTGCTGGTCGTCGTCGCGATGATGTTCTTCAACTGGTTCGTCCAGCCGGAACAGCAGCCGAACTGGGTCAAGACCGCCAAGTCGCGGCCGATCCTGCTGTCCATCGGTGAACGGCTGGTGGCTGTGCTGCCAGAAGACCCGGAAAAGGCGATCCTGGACAAGATCCGGCAGAACAACCAGGCCGGAGGGGGAGCAACCCCGACTGATGAACCGGCCTACAGCGATTCAGAACGTCAGGGACTTGAACAGCTGACGACGGATAGTAACTAA
- the purF gene encoding amidophosphoribosyltransferase, whose protein sequence is MAGGTDVHEPFDINADTLREECGVFGILGHEDASALTALGLHALQHRGQEAAGIVTVDNEQFRAERHLGLVGDHFSDADTIERLSGKAAVGHVRYSTTGETILRNVQPLFAELDGGGIAVCHNGNFTNALTLRRQLIRDGAICQSTSDSEVVLQLVARSRKGKIVERFIDAITQMEGAYSLVALTSKKLIGARDPLGIRPLVLGDLNGAPILASETCALDIIGAKFIREVENGEVIVCTSTGIESFFPFGKRPARPCIFEYIYFSRPDSVVGGRSVYDVRREMGRQLARESNVEADVIVPVPDSGVPAAIGFSQESGVPFELGIIRNHYVGRTFIEPTQQIRALGVKMKHSANRAQIEGKRVVLVDDSLVRGTTSVKIVQMIREAGAKEVHFRLASPPIKYSDYYGIDTPVREKLLAAKYGLEEMRAYIGADSLAFLSVDGIYKAMGYDGRDDANPQFTDHCFTGDYPTPLTDLSEDQDFVSAPRLVEVG, encoded by the coding sequence ATGGCTGGCGGAACCGACGTGCACGAACCGTTCGACATCAATGCAGATACCTTGCGCGAAGAATGCGGTGTTTTCGGCATTCTGGGTCATGAGGATGCCAGCGCGCTGACCGCGCTCGGGCTTCATGCGCTCCAGCACCGCGGGCAGGAAGCAGCGGGGATCGTCACCGTTGACAACGAGCAGTTCCGTGCGGAACGCCATCTCGGCCTTGTGGGCGATCATTTCTCCGACGCCGACACCATCGAACGGCTGAGCGGAAAGGCCGCTGTCGGCCACGTTCGGTACTCGACGACCGGTGAAACCATCCTGCGGAACGTGCAGCCGCTCTTTGCCGAGCTGGACGGTGGCGGCATTGCCGTTTGCCACAACGGCAACTTCACCAACGCCCTCACCCTGCGCCGCCAGTTGATCCGAGACGGAGCAATCTGCCAGTCGACCTCCGATTCAGAGGTGGTCCTGCAGCTCGTTGCCCGCTCGCGCAAGGGGAAGATCGTCGAACGTTTCATCGATGCGATCACCCAGATGGAAGGTGCCTATTCTCTGGTGGCTCTGACGTCGAAGAAACTGATCGGCGCGCGTGACCCGCTCGGCATTCGCCCGTTGGTCCTGGGCGACCTGAACGGTGCTCCGATCCTGGCCTCGGAGACATGCGCTCTCGATATCATCGGGGCAAAGTTCATCCGCGAAGTGGAAAACGGCGAAGTTATCGTTTGCACGTCAACAGGGATTGAATCCTTCTTCCCGTTCGGCAAACGCCCGGCTCGTCCGTGTATCTTCGAATACATCTACTTCTCCCGCCCCGACAGCGTTGTCGGCGGTCGCAGCGTCTACGACGTTCGCCGGGAAATGGGGCGCCAGCTGGCCCGGGAATCCAACGTCGAAGCCGACGTGATCGTTCCGGTGCCGGACAGCGGTGTGCCGGCGGCCATCGGCTTCAGCCAGGAAAGCGGCGTGCCGTTCGAACTCGGCATCATCCGCAACCACTATGTCGGCCGCACGTTCATCGAACCGACCCAGCAGATCCGCGCACTTGGCGTGAAGATGAAACACTCCGCCAACCGGGCTCAGATCGAAGGCAAGCGCGTCGTGCTTGTGGACGACAGCCTTGTGCGCGGAACAACATCGGTCAAGATCGTGCAGATGATCCGCGAAGCGGGTGCGAAGGAAGTTCACTTCCGCCTGGCCAGCCCGCCGATCAAGTATTCCGACTACTACGGCATCGATACGCCGGTGCGTGAAAAACTGCTGGCTGCAAAATACGGTCTTGAGGAAATGCGCGCCTATATCGGTGCCGACAGCCTGGCCTTCCTGTCCGTCGATGGCATCTACAAGGCCATGGGCTACGATGGCCGCGACGATGCCAACCCGCAGTTCACGGATCATTGTTTCACCGGCGATTACCCGACACCGCTGACCGATCTTTCCGAGGATCAGGACTTCGTCAGCGCCCCTCGCCTGGTCGAGGTCGGCTAA
- a CDS encoding SDR family NAD(P)-dependent oxidoreductase translates to MIKDFEGRVALVTGASRGIGYQIAKQLGERGAHVIALARTVGGLEDLDDEIRSAGGETTLVPLDLTDFDALDRLGAAIYERWKKLDIFVANAGMLGVLSPIGHISPKDFEKVTAVNVVANWRLIRSLDPLLRQSDAGRALFLSSVHASTCTPFWGLQSISKASVEAMARTWANESLKTNMKINLADPGPTRTGLRAKAMPGELATNLPTPDYVAADLLPLLMPDVLETGRLYDRVSGEWIQP, encoded by the coding sequence ATGATCAAAGACTTTGAAGGCCGGGTCGCTCTCGTCACCGGCGCCTCCCGCGGAATTGGCTATCAGATCGCAAAGCAGCTCGGCGAACGTGGTGCACATGTCATTGCGCTTGCGCGGACTGTCGGCGGCCTGGAAGACCTCGATGACGAGATCCGCTCCGCAGGCGGGGAAACAACGCTCGTCCCGCTTGACCTGACCGACTTCGACGCGCTCGACCGGCTTGGCGCCGCGATCTACGAACGCTGGAAGAAGCTCGATATCTTCGTTGCCAATGCCGGCATGCTGGGTGTTCTGTCGCCGATCGGCCACATCAGCCCGAAGGACTTCGAGAAAGTGACAGCGGTGAATGTCGTTGCCAACTGGCGGCTGATCCGCTCTCTGGACCCGCTCCTGCGCCAGTCGGACGCGGGCCGTGCACTGTTCCTGTCTTCCGTTCATGCAAGCACCTGCACACCTTTCTGGGGCCTTCAGTCCATCAGCAAGGCTTCCGTGGAAGCCATGGCGCGGACCTGGGCGAATGAAAGCCTGAAGACGAACATGAAGATCAACCTGGCCGACCCGGGCCCTACCCGTACAGGGCTGCGTGCCAAGGCAATGCCGGGCGAGCTTGCCACCAATCTTCCGACGCCAGATTATGTTGCGGCAGATCTTCTGCCCTTGCTGATGCCGGACGTTCTGGAAACCGGCCGCCTGTACGACCGCGTCAGCGGAGAATGGATTCAGCCCTAA
- a CDS encoding HAD family hydrolase, protein MRSDISVIAWDFDGVLNRNVVDGRFIWADTLESDLGIALDAFERGVFDASFLQVISGKRDIKTHLQDWLDRSGYLLDAGELLDYWFAKDDLRDPFTCSLLEHLTSHDVVQVIATNNEDRRSSYIEHQSGFGSLVSRIFSSGRIKSAKPDTAFFAHVSDTLKVAPSEILLIDDSATNVRVAKALGWKGFHFTEKTRLELASFLEL, encoded by the coding sequence ATGCGGTCAGATATCAGTGTCATCGCCTGGGATTTCGACGGCGTTCTAAACCGCAATGTCGTCGACGGCAGGTTCATCTGGGCTGACACGCTGGAGAGCGACCTCGGAATTGCACTCGATGCATTCGAACGCGGCGTGTTCGATGCCTCCTTCCTGCAAGTCATCTCCGGGAAACGGGACATAAAAACTCACCTGCAAGACTGGCTTGACCGGAGCGGCTACCTTCTGGATGCGGGAGAACTTCTCGACTACTGGTTTGCCAAGGATGATCTGCGGGATCCCTTCACCTGCAGCCTGCTTGAACATCTGACAAGCCATGACGTCGTTCAGGTGATTGCGACGAACAATGAAGATCGCCGCTCCAGCTACATCGAGCACCAGTCCGGCTTCGGCTCGCTGGTTAGCCGGATTTTCTCTTCCGGCCGCATCAAGTCAGCCAAGCCGGACACCGCGTTCTTCGCCCATGTCAGCGACACTCTCAAGGTTGCCCCGTCCGAGATCTTGCTGATCGACGACAGCGCCACAAACGTTCGCGTAGCGAAGGCGCTTGGCTGGAAGGGCTTTCATTTTACCGAGAAGACCCGCCTGGAACTTGCTTCCTTTCTGGAACTTTGA
- a CDS encoding VOC family protein codes for MKLGAFSVSLAVKDLEKSKAFYEGLGFVDIGISDADNWSVLKNGDTIIGLFQGMFDKNILTFNPGWDQDARTLEDFQDVRDIQKVLKAKGYTFASEADEAGSGRASFMLVDPDGNPVLVDQHV; via the coding sequence ATGAAACTCGGCGCGTTCTCGGTCAGTCTGGCCGTCAAGGATCTCGAAAAATCGAAGGCGTTCTACGAAGGACTTGGCTTCGTGGATATCGGCATCTCGGACGCGGACAACTGGTCGGTCCTGAAGAATGGCGATACCATCATCGGGCTGTTTCAGGGCATGTTCGACAAGAACATACTCACCTTCAATCCCGGCTGGGATCAGGATGCCAGGACACTGGAAGATTTTCAGGATGTACGGGACATCCAAAAGGTGCTGAAGGCGAAGGGATACACTTTCGCATCCGAAGCTGACGAGGCCGGCAGTGGTCGGGCCAGCTTCATGCTGGTCGACCCGGATGGAAACCCGGTTCTTGTCGACCAGCATGTGTGA
- a CDS encoding inositol monophosphatase family protein — translation MSIDRLEFAVALAEKAGELGLDYFHKLDTLTITQKGHQDLVSEADRNVETLIRAELAKSYPDDGILGEEHGMEEGSSGYTWVTDPIDGTANFVAGIPQWCVIISCVHQGQVIVGVIHDPVSKETFKAAAGHGAFLNGKPIRASDSESLSHGSVGVGFNGRTAVTDAVNVVGALVSKGGVFFRNASGGLMLAYAASGRLIGYVESHMNAWDCLAGMLITKEAGGEVLEQDINQSLYNGARVVVGAPGVFADLKEIAESSFAPFEAA, via the coding sequence ATGTCCATCGACCGGCTGGAATTCGCCGTTGCCCTTGCCGAAAAGGCTGGCGAGCTCGGTCTCGACTATTTTCACAAGCTGGACACGCTGACGATTACGCAGAAGGGTCATCAGGACCTCGTCTCGGAAGCGGACCGCAATGTGGAAACGCTCATCCGCGCGGAACTCGCAAAGAGCTATCCGGACGACGGTATCCTGGGCGAAGAGCATGGCATGGAAGAAGGGTCTTCGGGCTACACCTGGGTTACCGACCCGATCGACGGTACGGCAAATTTCGTTGCCGGCATTCCGCAGTGGTGCGTCATCATCTCCTGCGTTCATCAGGGCCAGGTGATTGTCGGTGTGATCCATGATCCGGTGTCCAAGGAAACCTTCAAGGCTGCCGCCGGTCACGGTGCGTTCCTCAATGGCAAGCCGATCCGTGCCTCCGACAGCGAAAGCCTTTCTCACGGTTCAGTCGGTGTTGGTTTCAATGGCCGCACTGCCGTTACGGATGCGGTCAACGTCGTCGGTGCTCTGGTCTCCAAGGGCGGTGTGTTCTTCCGCAACGCCTCGGGCGGTCTGATGCTTGCCTACGCGGCTTCCGGGCGCCTAATCGGCTATGTAGAATCCCACATGAACGCCTGGGACTGCCTTGCAGGCATGCTGATCACCAAGGAAGCCGGTGGTGAAGTTCTGGAACAGGACATCAACCAGTCCCTTTACAACGGCGCACGTGTCGTTGTTGGCGCTCCCGGCGTCTTTGCCGATCTGAAGGAAATCGCCGAAAGTTCCTTTGCGCCTTTCGAAGCTGCTTAA
- the der gene encoding ribosome biogenesis GTPase Der encodes MGATVAIIGRPNVGKSTLFNRLVGKRLALVDDTPGVTRDRRPGDARLGDLRFTIIDTAGLEDADKESLEGRMRRQTEEAIETADAVLFVIDARAGVTPLDAHFAEVARKTTRPVILLANKAEGRAGESGLYESYSLGLGDPIAISAEHGEGLADLYDALKPHVDRVTEEEEAKREEAITNVDVDEDGEFVEDEEPVGTIERPLRVAIVGRPNAGKSTLINRMLGEDRMLTGPEAGITRDSISVDWVWRDRHIKLFDTAGIRKKARVQEKLEKLSVADALRAIKFAEVVVVTLDATMSFEKQDLQIIDLVAREGRALVIAINKWDLIEDREEAWKKIKDANERYFNQIRGVQIATLSGQQGQGVDRLIESVFTAYEAWNSRVSTAKLNRWLDKVTANHPPPAVAGRRVRLRYMTQPKTRPPHFVVFCSRPEQLPESYTRYLVNSLRQTFNIHGTPIRLSYRKGENPYAPKRKRG; translated from the coding sequence GTGGGCGCTACTGTCGCCATTATCGGACGGCCGAATGTCGGCAAGTCCACCCTGTTCAATCGCCTTGTGGGCAAGCGCCTGGCGCTGGTAGACGACACACCTGGTGTGACGCGAGACCGGCGGCCGGGCGATGCCCGTTTGGGCGACTTGCGCTTCACGATCATCGACACCGCCGGTCTCGAAGATGCGGACAAGGAATCCCTTGAGGGCCGCATGCGCCGGCAGACCGAGGAGGCGATCGAAACCGCCGACGCGGTTCTGTTCGTGATTGACGCTCGTGCTGGTGTAACGCCGCTTGATGCCCATTTTGCCGAAGTCGCACGCAAGACCACCCGTCCGGTGATCCTGCTGGCCAACAAGGCGGAAGGCCGGGCTGGAGAGAGCGGACTTTACGAATCCTATTCGCTTGGTCTTGGTGATCCGATTGCAATCTCCGCTGAACACGGCGAAGGGCTTGCTGATCTCTATGACGCTCTGAAACCTCATGTCGACCGGGTCACGGAAGAAGAAGAGGCAAAGCGCGAAGAGGCGATCACCAATGTGGATGTCGACGAGGACGGTGAATTCGTCGAGGACGAAGAGCCGGTTGGCACCATTGAAAGACCGCTGCGCGTCGCCATTGTCGGCCGCCCGAATGCGGGCAAGTCGACGCTGATCAACCGCATGCTGGGTGAAGACCGCATGCTGACCGGACCGGAAGCAGGCATCACGCGCGATTCCATCTCGGTAGATTGGGTCTGGCGCGACAGGCATATCAAGCTGTTCGATACGGCCGGTATCCGGAAAAAGGCGCGCGTTCAGGAAAAGCTCGAAAAGCTTTCCGTGGCTGACGCTCTGCGTGCGATCAAGTTCGCCGAAGTGGTCGTTGTCACGCTGGACGCCACCATGTCCTTCGAGAAGCAGGACCTGCAGATCATCGATCTGGTCGCGCGCGAAGGCCGCGCGCTGGTGATTGCGATCAACAAGTGGGACCTGATCGAAGACCGGGAAGAAGCCTGGAAGAAAATCAAGGATGCCAACGAGCGGTATTTCAACCAGATCCGCGGTGTTCAGATCGCGACTTTGTCCGGCCAGCAAGGGCAGGGCGTCGATCGCCTGATCGAAAGCGTCTTTACCGCCTACGAGGCCTGGAATTCGCGTGTCTCGACCGCCAAACTGAACCGTTGGCTGGACAAGGTTACCGCGAACCATCCGCCCCCCGCAGTTGCCGGACGCCGGGTGCGCCTGCGTTACATGACCCAGCCCAAGACGCGGCCGCCACATTTCGTGGTTTTTTGTTCGCGTCCCGAACAATTGCCGGAAAGCTACACGCGCTATCTGGTCAACTCGCTGCGCCAGACCTTCAACATACACGGAACTCCCATTCGCCTGTCCTATCGCAAAGGCGAAAACCCTTACGCCCCGAAGAGAAAACGGGGCTGA
- a CDS encoding outer membrane protein assembly factor BamB family protein, with protein MSFVTVSFRRRGVFGAIALSLVLTGCGSVSEFTENINPFAREKILKGERQPVFDGADPAAEALGQAAKVGSATGGQSWSTAGGGLTNDPGNVAISVSGNRAWRAQVGSSGGGLTTSALRVSSRPVSDGNRIYVYKPNGEVVALSTGGGRQWTQNLRPEGERDVGPGGGVAVEGGVVYAATSYRQVAALEAGSGREIWKVDIDTPARGAPVAGAGHVIVVSQSNEVYALKQSDGSVAWTYAGIEETAGLLSAANPAISGNRVIVPFSSGEIMAIDIKSGEPAWIDGVSRGFRTLALSGLADVSASPVVSGSTVYATGVAGRTVAVDARTGQRRWEQDLGSVHTPVVSGSALFMVDLDDRMVALNLKNGETLWATALPRPEKKKKRRNWAGPILANGALVAFSSDGQIAIVDAASGKTMLTQRTNTDVYVTPIVAGGRIIVLTGNDGVAAFN; from the coding sequence GTGAGTTTTGTAACCGTTTCTTTCCGCAGACGCGGTGTTTTTGGTGCCATTGCGCTTTCGCTCGTCCTCACCGGTTGCGGGTCGGTCAGCGAATTTACCGAGAACATAAACCCGTTTGCTCGCGAGAAAATCCTCAAGGGTGAGCGCCAGCCCGTTTTCGACGGTGCCGATCCGGCAGCCGAAGCGCTTGGCCAGGCAGCAAAGGTCGGTTCTGCGACCGGCGGGCAGTCCTGGTCAACAGCCGGTGGTGGCCTGACCAACGATCCGGGCAACGTCGCCATATCCGTCTCCGGCAATCGTGCCTGGCGCGCTCAGGTCGGCTCGTCCGGCGGCGGGCTGACAACATCCGCACTTCGGGTGTCTTCCCGTCCGGTCAGCGATGGCAACCGTATTTACGTCTACAAGCCGAATGGCGAAGTCGTAGCGTTGTCGACGGGCGGTGGACGCCAGTGGACCCAGAACCTGCGTCCGGAAGGCGAAAGGGATGTGGGGCCTGGTGGTGGTGTCGCCGTTGAAGGCGGCGTTGTCTACGCAGCCACCAGCTATCGTCAGGTGGCGGCTCTTGAAGCGGGCTCCGGCCGGGAAATCTGGAAAGTCGACATCGACACGCCGGCTCGCGGTGCGCCTGTTGCCGGTGCCGGTCATGTCATCGTTGTATCCCAGTCCAACGAAGTCTATGCCCTGAAGCAGTCTGACGGCAGCGTTGCCTGGACTTATGCAGGTATCGAGGAAACCGCTGGTCTGTTGTCTGCGGCCAATCCGGCCATTTCCGGCAACCGTGTCATCGTGCCGTTCTCCTCCGGTGAAATCATGGCAATCGACATCAAGTCGGGCGAACCGGCCTGGATCGATGGCGTGTCGCGCGGCTTCAGGACACTTGCCCTGTCAGGTCTCGCGGACGTTTCTGCGAGCCCGGTTGTCTCCGGCAGTACGGTTTATGCCACTGGTGTTGCCGGCCGCACGGTTGCGGTGGATGCCCGCACCGGCCAGCGTCGCTGGGAACAGGATCTCGGCAGCGTGCACACGCCGGTTGTCTCCGGCAGCGCGTTGTTCATGGTTGATCTCGACGACCGTATGGTCGCCCTCAATCTGAAAAACGGGGAAACCCTCTGGGCAACGGCCTTGCCGCGTCCGGAAAAGAAGAAGAAGCGCCGCAACTGGGCTGGCCCGATCCTGGCAAATGGGGCACTGGTTGCCTTTTCCAGCGACGGTCAGATCGCAATCGTGGATGCCGCTTCTGGAAAAACCATGTTGACGCAGCGGACCAATACGGATGTCTATGTGACACCGATTGTCGCCGGAGGCCGGATTATCGTGCTGACAGGCAATGACGGCGTCGCTGCCTTCAACTAG
- a CDS encoding tetratricopeptide repeat protein translates to MSDIFREVDEDIRQEKYRRLWDRFGPWVLGVAVLIIVGTGGYRGWLYWQEQQSQSAGDTFFEAVRLSEAQNYEEAAALYGELDNALGGYPALAKLRQATDLSNSGKTEEALAEFDALSRDTSIMDALRDVAALRAAYLAVDTQGYGDIADRVEKLTGDTGPFRAAARELLALSAWKAGDIETARQWISALEDDAETPADVSRRVSILSDVIRSSNGEAKADSEGNNQ, encoded by the coding sequence ATGTCTGACATTTTTCGTGAAGTCGATGAAGATATCCGCCAGGAAAAATACCGTCGGCTTTGGGACCGCTTCGGTCCGTGGGTGCTTGGCGTTGCGGTCTTGATCATTGTCGGAACCGGCGGCTATCGCGGCTGGCTCTACTGGCAGGAACAGCAGTCCCAGAGCGCTGGCGACACGTTCTTTGAAGCCGTGAGGCTTTCCGAAGCCCAGAACTACGAAGAAGCAGCAGCTCTTTACGGTGAACTGGACAACGCCCTTGGCGGATACCCGGCCTTGGCGAAACTGCGTCAGGCAACCGATCTTTCCAATTCCGGCAAGACTGAAGAAGCCCTGGCCGAATTCGATGCCCTGTCGCGCGATACCAGCATCATGGATGCTCTGCGTGATGTTGCAGCGCTGCGTGCTGCTTATCTTGCCGTCGACACCCAAGGCTACGGCGATATTGCCGACCGGGTCGAGAAGCTGACCGGCGACACAGGTCCGTTCCGTGCAGCTGCACGCGAACTTCTTGCCCTAAGTGCATGGAAAGCCGGCGATATTGAAACAGCCCGTCAGTGGATTTCCGCTCTTGAAGACGACGCGGAAACACCGGCAGACGTGAGCCGACGCGTGTCGATCCTGAGTGACGTGATCCGGTCCAGCAACGGCGAAGCCAAGGCGGACAGTGAAGGAAACAACCAGTGA
- a CDS encoding NnrU family protein: MALLIAGLVLFLGIHTLPMFPATRNGLVSRLGETPYKGLYTLLSFVGLGLIVYGYGVARFEGPPVLYDPPFWLRHVTMLFMVPVFIFLVAAYVPSRIKTVLKHPMLVAVKLWALAHLLANGDLASVLLFGGFLAWAVADRISVKRRGPGAGQIGALATAKPGKYSDFVVILLGLVLYGLFAWKLHALLIGVPVA; encoded by the coding sequence ATGGCCTTGTTGATCGCCGGCCTTGTGCTGTTTTTGGGAATTCACACGTTGCCGATGTTTCCGGCAACGCGCAATGGGCTGGTCTCAAGGCTCGGCGAAACACCGTACAAGGGGCTATATACGCTCTTGTCGTTCGTCGGTCTGGGGCTGATCGTTTACGGTTATGGCGTGGCCCGTTTTGAAGGCCCGCCGGTGCTGTACGATCCGCCGTTCTGGCTGCGCCACGTCACCATGCTGTTCATGGTTCCTGTTTTCATTTTCCTTGTCGCTGCCTATGTGCCGTCGCGGATCAAGACAGTCCTGAAACATCCGATGCTGGTAGCCGTAAAGCTTTGGGCATTGGCTCACCTTCTGGCAAATGGCGATCTGGCTTCGGTGCTTTTGTTTGGCGGTTTTCTCGCCTGGGCAGTGGCAGACCGGATTTCGGTCAAGCGCCGCGGGCCCGGCGCCGGGCAGATAGGTGCACTGGCAACGGCCAAGCCCGGAAAATACTCCGATTTTGTCGTGATTCTGTTGGGCTTGGTTCTCTACGGACTGTTTGCGTGGAAGCTGCACGCCTTGTTGATCGGCGTTCCGGTGGCCTGA
- a CDS encoding Gfo/Idh/MocA family protein, translating into MADKLGIGIIGCGTISKTYFDLAPKFNGLEIRACADLNRHAAEERASEYGVRALTVHDLLLADDVDLIVNLTVPDAHYLVSHEILAHGKHVYSEKPLALSIRDGQALADFARKKHLRVGCAPDTFLGGAHQIARKAVDEGLIGEIVGGTCHVMSHGMEHWHPNPDFFFKPGGGPVLDLGPYYIAALLNLIGSVKRVCAMSAMPFKTRTIGSGTRIGEKIDVTTLTTIHAILEFVSGAKVTLTASWDVWAHRHQPMELYGTRGTLFLADPNYFGGDVSLVTEDGATKALDDAMHPFGLANVDDNGLPRANYRAAGLADMAQSILSGDDTEFRCSLERALHAVDVMVSILKSAETGTFVEIEHQASRPQALAAAEAVKLLV; encoded by the coding sequence ATGGCAGACAAACTGGGCATCGGCATCATCGGATGCGGCACCATCTCAAAGACTTATTTTGATCTGGCGCCAAAGTTCAATGGCCTTGAAATCAGGGCCTGTGCGGATCTGAACCGTCATGCTGCGGAAGAGCGCGCATCCGAATACGGCGTGCGTGCACTCACCGTGCACGACCTGCTTCTGGCGGATGATGTCGATCTGATTGTCAATCTGACTGTTCCCGATGCCCATTATCTCGTTTCCCATGAAATCCTGGCACACGGGAAGCATGTCTACTCGGAAAAACCTCTGGCTCTGTCGATCCGGGACGGGCAGGCGCTTGCCGATTTTGCACGCAAAAAACATCTGAGGGTCGGGTGTGCACCGGATACGTTTCTGGGAGGGGCACATCAGATTGCGCGCAAGGCAGTTGACGAAGGACTGATCGGAGAAATCGTTGGCGGCACGTGCCATGTCATGAGCCACGGTATGGAGCATTGGCATCCCAACCCGGACTTCTTCTTCAAGCCGGGAGGGGGCCCGGTTCTCGACCTCGGACCTTATTATATTGCCGCTCTGCTCAATCTGATCGGCTCGGTAAAGCGTGTGTGCGCCATGTCAGCCATGCCGTTCAAGACCCGGACGATCGGGAGCGGCACTCGAATTGGTGAAAAGATCGATGTCACCACCCTCACCACGATCCATGCGATTCTTGAGTTCGTGTCCGGTGCAAAAGTAACGCTGACGGCGAGCTGGGACGTCTGGGCACACAGGCACCAGCCTATGGAGCTTTACGGAACCCGGGGAACACTTTTTCTGGCTGATCCGAACTATTTCGGCGGAGACGTCAGCCTGGTCACCGAAGATGGAGCGACAAAAGCACTGGACGATGCGATGCACCCGTTCGGTTTGGCGAATGTCGACGACAACGGCCTGCCGCGTGCGAACTACCGCGCTGCCGGCCTGGCAGACATGGCCCAGTCGATCCTGAGTGGAGACGATACCGAGTTCCGCTGTTCGCTCGAACGGGCACTGCATGCGGTCGATGTCATGGTGTCGATTTTGAAATCCGCCGAAACGGGAACGTTCGTCGAAATCGAACACCAGGCCAGCCGTCCACAGGCGCTTGCTGCCGCTGAGGCAGTCAAATTGCTCGTCTGA
- a CDS encoding Fur family transcriptional regulator yields MSVETHPELTKNQALVFGSLSDAGGPLTAYAILDLLRDSGFRAPLQVYRALDKLVEYGMVHRLESLNAFVACSHKGCSGHGTAAFAICEKCGVVSEFTPDKAISLLREWTQSEGFQLSRTTIELRGTCRQCTMPM; encoded by the coding sequence GTGAGCGTTGAGACACATCCCGAACTGACCAAGAACCAGGCCCTGGTGTTCGGCTCGTTGTCGGACGCGGGTGGACCTTTGACGGCCTATGCGATTCTCGATCTGTTGCGCGACAGCGGTTTCCGTGCGCCGCTGCAGGTCTACCGGGCTCTCGACAAGCTGGTGGAATACGGAATGGTCCACCGGCTGGAAAGCCTCAATGCCTTTGTGGCCTGTTCCCACAAGGGCTGCTCCGGTCATGGCACGGCTGCCTTCGCCATCTGTGAAAAATGTGGTGTCGTCAGCGAGTTTACGCCGGACAAGGCCATTTCCCTCCTGAGGGAATGGACGCAGAGCGAAGGCTTCCAGTTGTCCCGGACGACCATCGAACTGCGCGGCACCTGCCGGCAGTGCACCATGCCGATGTAA